One stretch of Amycolatopsis tolypomycina DNA includes these proteins:
- a CDS encoding SAM-dependent methyltransferase — protein sequence MIDDRAPRGIDVDKPNAARVYDFLIGGKLNYAIDREFAERILQVRPEARELALLNRRWLRRAVRFGASQGIRQFLDIGSGMPTVGHVHEVAQAIAADSRVVYVDNEPIAVAHSEIVLEGNDNAAMVQADAELPDGVLEHPTTQRLLDFTEPVMLIMAAFIHFVPDSRNPAGLIAAYRDALAPGSYLALSSGTFEGQGEEVRRAAELYQKSVTDVFARSREELRALVAGFEVLPPGIVFTPEWRPDDPADVGERPELASQLALVARKS from the coding sequence ATGATCGACGACCGGGCGCCGCGCGGCATCGACGTCGACAAGCCGAACGCCGCGCGCGTGTACGACTTCCTGATCGGCGGCAAGCTCAACTACGCGATCGACCGGGAGTTCGCCGAGCGGATCCTCCAGGTGCGGCCGGAGGCCAGGGAGCTGGCCCTGCTCAACCGGCGGTGGCTGCGCCGCGCGGTGCGGTTCGGCGCTTCGCAGGGGATCCGCCAGTTCCTGGACATCGGCTCGGGGATGCCGACGGTCGGCCACGTGCACGAGGTGGCCCAGGCGATCGCCGCGGACTCGCGGGTGGTCTACGTCGACAACGAGCCGATCGCGGTCGCCCACAGCGAGATCGTCCTGGAGGGCAACGACAACGCGGCCATGGTCCAGGCCGACGCGGAGCTCCCGGACGGCGTCCTCGAACACCCGACGACCCAGCGCCTGCTGGACTTCACCGAGCCGGTGATGCTGATCATGGCGGCGTTCATCCACTTCGTCCCGGATTCGCGCAACCCGGCCGGGCTGATCGCGGCCTACCGCGACGCGCTCGCGCCGGGCAGCTACCTGGCGCTGTCGTCGGGCACGTTCGAGGGCCAGGGCGAGGAGGTCCGCCGCGCGGCGGAGCTGTACCAGAAGAGCGTGACGGACGTCTTCGCGCGGTCGCGGGAGGAGCTGCGGGCGCTCGTGGCGGGGTTCGAGGTCCTGCCGCCGGGGATCGTGTTCACGCCGGAGTGGCGGCCGGACGACCCCGCCGACGTCGGGGAGCGTCCGGAGCTGGCCAGCCAGCTGGCCCTGGTCGCGCGCAAGAGCTGA
- a CDS encoding acetolactate synthase large subunit translates to MNGAQSLIRTLVDAGVEVCFANPGTSEMHFVAALDSVPEMRGVLALFEGVVTGAADGYARIADKPAATLLHLGPGLGNGLANLHNARRAHTPIVNVVGDHATYHKQYDAPLESDIEAVAGSLEGWVRRSEHTKDVGADAAAAVAAAQDAPGRVATLILPADASWGEGGETCAPIPPRVPQAVDATTVKDVAAVFGTGEPVALLVGGSACREEGLRAASRIGAATGAKVFVETFPARLERGAGLPSIERLGYLAEQVAYQLDGIKHVVVAGTKAPVSFFAYPGKASDLVPEGAQVHTLASVGQDVTRALNEVAELVAADTEPVLAPASRPALPSGPLTPQNWVEVIGALLPDNAIIADEANTSGLMLPMATAGAPRHDVLTLTGGAIGYGMPVATGAAVAAPDRPVLNLQSDGSALYTISALWTQARENLNVTTVLLNNRAYAILRLELQRVGAASGGPKANDLLDLSRPDMDFVKIAEGMGVPASRATTAEELAEQLQRAFAEPGPHLIDAAVPPLL, encoded by the coding sequence ATGAACGGCGCCCAGTCCCTGATCCGCACGCTGGTCGACGCCGGCGTCGAGGTGTGTTTCGCGAACCCCGGCACGTCCGAGATGCACTTCGTCGCCGCCCTCGATTCCGTCCCCGAGATGCGGGGCGTGCTCGCGCTCTTCGAGGGTGTCGTCACCGGTGCGGCCGACGGCTACGCGCGGATCGCGGACAAGCCCGCCGCGACGCTGCTGCACCTCGGCCCCGGCCTGGGCAACGGCCTGGCGAACCTGCACAACGCGCGGCGCGCGCACACCCCGATCGTCAACGTCGTCGGCGACCACGCGACCTACCACAAGCAGTACGACGCACCGCTGGAGTCGGACATCGAGGCCGTCGCGGGCTCCCTCGAGGGCTGGGTGCGCCGCTCGGAGCACACCAAGGACGTCGGGGCGGACGCCGCCGCCGCGGTCGCCGCCGCGCAGGACGCACCCGGCCGCGTCGCCACGCTGATCCTGCCCGCGGACGCGTCGTGGGGCGAGGGCGGCGAGACCTGCGCGCCGATCCCGCCGCGCGTGCCGCAGGCCGTGGACGCCACGACCGTCAAGGACGTCGCCGCGGTGTTCGGCACCGGGGAACCGGTGGCGCTGCTCGTCGGCGGCAGCGCGTGCCGCGAAGAAGGCCTGCGCGCCGCCAGCCGCATCGGCGCCGCGACCGGCGCCAAGGTGTTCGTCGAGACGTTCCCGGCCCGGCTGGAGCGCGGTGCCGGGCTGCCGTCGATCGAGCGGCTCGGCTACCTCGCCGAGCAGGTCGCCTACCAGCTCGACGGGATCAAGCACGTCGTCGTCGCCGGCACGAAGGCGCCGGTGTCGTTCTTCGCCTACCCGGGAAAGGCGAGCGACCTGGTGCCCGAAGGCGCCCAGGTGCACACGCTGGCGTCGGTCGGCCAGGACGTCACACGGGCGCTGAACGAGGTCGCCGAGCTGGTCGCCGCGGACACCGAGCCGGTGCTGGCGCCGGCGTCGCGGCCCGCGCTGCCCAGCGGGCCGCTGACCCCGCAGAACTGGGTCGAGGTGATCGGGGCGCTGCTGCCGGACAACGCGATCATCGCCGACGAGGCCAACACCTCCGGCCTGATGCTGCCGATGGCGACGGCCGGTGCGCCGCGCCACGACGTCCTCACGCTGACCGGCGGCGCGATCGGCTACGGCATGCCGGTGGCGACCGGGGCGGCCGTCGCGGCGCCGGACCGGCCGGTGCTGAACCTGCAGTCCGACGGCAGCGCGCTGTACACGATTTCGGCGCTGTGGACGCAGGCGCGGGAGAACCTGAACGTCACGACGGTGCTGCTCAACAACCGCGCGTACGCGATCCTGCGGCTGGAGCTGCAGCGCGTCGGCGCGGCCTCGGGCGGCCCGAAGGCGAACGACCTGCTCGACCTGTCCCGGCCGGACATGGACTTCGTGAAGATCGCGGAGGGCATGGGCGTCCCGGCGTCGCGCGCGACCACCGCCGAAGAGCTCGCCGAGCAGCTCCAGCGGGCCTTCGCCGAGCCCGGCCCGCACCTCATCGACGCCGCGGTGCCGCCCCTGCTGTAG
- a CDS encoding aldo/keto reductase, with the protein MTSTYTFEDGLSVHRLGFGAMRLTEWDHVKDGAHAVARRAAELGVTFFDTADAYDLGLNEELLAEALHPYPGLLVATKCGHARPSRGEWVPLGRPEYLRQQAELSLRRLRVDRLDLLQLHRVDPQVPLADQVGALARLRDEGKVARIGLSEVTVAQLAEARAVAPIASVQNRYNLTDRAAEDVLAYCEREGIAFVPWLPIVAGGHAAAGGVLGKVAADLGATPAQVSLAWLLRRSPVVIPIPGTSSIGHLVENCAAAEFVLSDADFDQLDALG; encoded by the coding sequence ATGACCTCGACGTACACCTTCGAAGACGGGCTTTCCGTGCACCGCCTGGGTTTCGGTGCCATGCGGCTGACGGAGTGGGACCACGTGAAGGACGGTGCCCACGCCGTCGCGCGCCGCGCGGCCGAGCTGGGCGTGACGTTCTTCGACACCGCCGACGCCTACGACCTGGGGCTGAACGAGGAGCTGCTCGCCGAGGCCCTCCACCCGTACCCGGGGCTGCTCGTGGCGACGAAGTGCGGGCACGCGCGCCCGAGCCGCGGCGAGTGGGTCCCGCTCGGCAGGCCCGAATACCTGCGGCAGCAAGCGGAACTCTCGTTGCGGCGGCTGCGCGTCGACCGGCTCGACCTGCTGCAGCTGCACCGCGTCGATCCGCAGGTGCCGCTCGCCGACCAGGTCGGTGCGCTCGCCCGGCTGCGGGACGAAGGCAAGGTCGCCCGGATCGGGCTGTCCGAAGTCACCGTCGCGCAGCTGGCCGAGGCGCGGGCCGTCGCGCCGATCGCGAGCGTCCAGAACCGCTACAACCTGACCGACCGTGCCGCCGAGGACGTGCTCGCCTACTGCGAAAGGGAGGGAATCGCGTTCGTCCCGTGGCTGCCGATCGTCGCCGGTGGCCACGCCGCGGCGGGTGGCGTGCTCGGCAAGGTCGCGGCCGACCTCGGTGCGACGCCCGCTCAGGTGTCCCTCGCCTGGCTGTTGCGCCGTTCGCCGGTGGTGATCCCGATTCCGGGCACGTCGTCGATCGGGCACTTGGTGGAAAACTGCGCCGCCGCGGAATTCGTGCTTTCCGATGCCGATTTCGACCAGTTGGACGCGCTGGGGTGA
- a CDS encoding FAD-binding oxidoreductase, giving the protein MGDVAARLAEIVGERNLLTGEAISEDYAHDEALTAEPQKPAYVAKPATAEEVAELLKAASEHNVPVTARGSGSGLSGAARPQADGLLISFERMNAVLEVDTGNHVAVVQPGVTLAELDAKTAEAGLGYTVYPGELSASVGGNVGTNAGGMRAVKYGVTRHNVLGLQAVLPTGEIIRTGGKTSKVSTGYDLTQLIIGSEGTLALATEITVKLYPRLAHGATVLAPFGDFGQVMAAVPAILSSGLAPHILEYIDNLTMAAIVYNEKLELGVPDKIRETSEAYLVVALENRETGRLEEDVETVGELLGELGASDVYVLEGNAARKLIEAREKAFWTAKAAGADDVIDVVVPRTAMPQFITKARELAMAAGGGALGCGHAGDGNVHLGIFCKDAAKRKQLLTDIFAFAMELGGAISGEHGLGRTKAHYHAELEDPAKIELMRRIKQSFDPAGILNPGVLFPEGTA; this is encoded by the coding sequence ATGGGCGACGTGGCGGCACGCCTGGCCGAGATCGTCGGAGAGAGAAACCTGCTCACGGGCGAGGCCATCTCGGAGGACTACGCGCACGACGAAGCACTGACGGCAGAGCCGCAGAAGCCGGCGTACGTCGCGAAGCCGGCAACGGCCGAAGAAGTCGCGGAGCTGCTGAAGGCCGCTTCGGAACACAACGTCCCCGTGACCGCCCGCGGCTCCGGCAGCGGGCTGTCCGGGGCGGCCCGGCCGCAGGCCGACGGGCTCCTGATCTCCTTCGAGCGGATGAACGCCGTCCTCGAAGTCGACACCGGCAACCACGTCGCCGTCGTCCAGCCCGGGGTGACCCTCGCCGAGCTCGACGCCAAGACCGCCGAAGCCGGGCTCGGCTACACCGTCTACCCCGGTGAGCTGAGCGCGAGCGTCGGCGGGAACGTCGGGACCAACGCCGGCGGGATGCGCGCGGTCAAGTACGGCGTCACCCGCCACAACGTGCTCGGCCTGCAGGCCGTGCTGCCGACCGGCGAGATCATCCGGACCGGCGGCAAGACCTCGAAGGTCTCCACCGGCTACGACCTCACGCAGCTGATCATCGGCTCCGAGGGCACCCTCGCGCTGGCCACCGAAATCACCGTCAAGCTGTACCCGCGGCTGGCCCACGGCGCCACCGTGCTCGCCCCCTTCGGCGACTTCGGCCAGGTGATGGCCGCCGTGCCGGCGATCCTCTCCAGCGGGCTCGCGCCGCACATCCTCGAGTACATCGACAACCTGACGATGGCGGCGATCGTCTACAACGAGAAGCTGGAGCTGGGCGTCCCGGACAAGATCCGCGAGACCAGCGAGGCGTACCTCGTGGTGGCACTGGAAAACCGCGAGACGGGCCGCCTCGAAGAGGACGTCGAAACCGTCGGCGAGCTGCTCGGCGAACTCGGCGCCAGCGACGTCTACGTCCTCGAAGGCAACGCCGCCCGCAAGCTCATCGAAGCCCGCGAGAAGGCCTTCTGGACCGCGAAGGCGGCCGGCGCCGACGACGTGATCGACGTCGTCGTGCCGCGGACCGCGATGCCGCAGTTCATCACCAAGGCGCGGGAACTCGCGATGGCCGCCGGCGGCGGCGCGCTCGGCTGCGGGCACGCCGGCGACGGCAACGTCCACCTGGGAATCTTCTGCAAGGACGCAGCCAAGCGGAAGCAGCTGCTCACCGACATCTTCGCCTTCGCCATGGAACTCGGCGGCGCGATCTCCGGCGAGCACGGCCTCGGCCGCACCAAGGCCCACTACCACGCCGAACTCGAAGACCCGGCCAAGATCGAGCTGATGCGCCGGATCAAGCAGAGCTTCGACCCCGCCGGGATCCTCAACCCCGGCGTTCTCTTCCCCGAAGGAACCGCATGA
- a CDS encoding aspartate aminotransferase family protein, with protein MAQLSPLLKQATPVVVDHGEGAYLYDVDGKRHLDFTAGIGVTSTGHCHPHVVRAAQEQIGKLVHGQYTTVMHKPLLELTERLGAVLPSGLDSLFYANSGSEAVEAALRLSRQATKRPNVIVFQGGFHGRTVAAATMTTSGTRFSAGIGPLMAGVHVAPFPYAYHYGWDEQTATKFALRELDYLFQTVSAPNETAAMFVEPVLGEGGYVPANSEFMAGLRERADRHGILLVVDEIQTGFGRTGKFWGHDHFDVSPDIVLIAKGLASGFPLSGIAASQELMAKAFPGSQGGTYGGNAVSCAAAIATLEVIQQENLVENAAERGRQLLEGARVIADKTPSIGEVRGLGLLVGSEFTSADGEPDTATAQAAQQAAAKNGLLLLTCGPYMNVVRMVPPLVVTAEQVDDALRIWGDVVASVTGS; from the coding sequence GTGGCCCAGCTCTCTCCGCTGCTCAAGCAGGCAACGCCCGTCGTGGTCGACCACGGTGAAGGGGCTTACCTCTACGACGTCGATGGCAAACGCCACCTCGACTTCACCGCCGGCATCGGCGTCACGAGCACCGGGCACTGCCACCCCCACGTCGTGCGGGCCGCGCAGGAGCAGATCGGCAAGCTCGTCCACGGCCAGTACACGACGGTGATGCACAAGCCGCTGCTCGAACTGACCGAACGGCTCGGCGCCGTGCTGCCGAGCGGGCTCGACTCGCTCTTCTACGCGAACTCGGGCAGCGAAGCCGTCGAAGCGGCGTTGCGGCTTTCGCGGCAGGCGACGAAACGCCCGAACGTCATCGTCTTCCAGGGCGGCTTCCACGGCCGGACCGTCGCCGCCGCGACCATGACGACGTCCGGGACGCGGTTCAGCGCCGGCATCGGCCCGCTGATGGCCGGCGTGCACGTCGCCCCGTTCCCCTACGCCTACCACTACGGCTGGGACGAGCAGACCGCGACGAAGTTCGCGCTGCGCGAGCTGGACTACCTGTTCCAGACGGTCAGCGCGCCGAACGAAACCGCCGCGATGTTCGTCGAGCCGGTGCTCGGCGAGGGCGGGTACGTCCCGGCGAACAGCGAGTTCATGGCCGGCCTGCGCGAGCGCGCGGACCGGCACGGCATCCTGCTGGTCGTCGACGAGATCCAGACCGGCTTCGGCCGCACCGGGAAGTTCTGGGGCCACGACCACTTCGACGTCTCCCCCGACATCGTGCTCATCGCGAAGGGCCTGGCCAGTGGCTTCCCGCTGTCCGGCATCGCCGCTTCGCAGGAGCTGATGGCGAAGGCGTTCCCCGGCTCGCAGGGTGGCACGTACGGCGGCAACGCCGTTTCGTGTGCCGCGGCGATCGCGACGCTCGAGGTCATCCAGCAGGAGAACCTGGTGGAGAACGCCGCCGAGCGCGGCCGCCAGCTCCTGGAAGGCGCCCGGGTGATCGCGGACAAGACGCCGTCGATCGGCGAGGTGCGCGGGCTCGGGCTGCTCGTCGGCTCGGAGTTCACCTCCGCCGACGGCGAACCGGACACCGCCACCGCCCAGGCCGCGCAGCAGGCGGCGGCGAAGAACGGGCTGCTGCTGCTCACCTGCGGGCCGTACATGAACGTGGTCCGCATGGTGCCGCCGCTGGTCGTCACCGCCGAGCAGGTCGACGACGCGCTGCGGATCTGGGGCGACGTCGTCGCGTCGGTCACGGGGAGCTGA
- a CDS encoding MFS transporter yields MEVSGSGRAVVVVLASCGLVASFMQTLVVPLIPVFPRLLNVPAADASWVVTVTLLAASVITPVSGRLGDLYGKRRMILVSLGLLIAGSVVSATTSALAFQILGRGLQGCAMGVIPLGISIMRDELPPERVGGAISLMSATLGVGGAIGLPVAAVVAENADWHVLFWTAAGLGLACALLILTVVPESPLRTPAPFDFFGAFGLAAGLLCLLLPVVKGGTWGWTSAPTLGLAAAAVVVLLGWGAYQLRRRDPLVDLRVSARRPVLFTNLASIMVGFALYAMALSFPQLLQAPASTGYGLGQTMVESGLTLAPNGLVMMLLSPVSARLIARFGPRPTLISGALVIAAGYAFAIVLMDNAVELITASVIIGAGVGIAYAAMPALIMGSVPVTETASANGLNSLMRSVGTAISSAVMAAMLAQLTITVGGLPVPSLFGFRATFAVAAGAALAGALLAALVPRKRTAPTLVGV; encoded by the coding sequence GTGGAGGTGTCCGGTTCCGGCCGCGCGGTCGTCGTGGTGCTCGCCTCGTGCGGGCTCGTCGCGTCGTTCATGCAGACGCTGGTCGTGCCGCTGATCCCGGTCTTCCCGCGACTGCTCAACGTCCCGGCGGCCGACGCGTCGTGGGTCGTCACCGTGACGCTGCTGGCCGCGTCCGTCATCACGCCGGTCAGCGGGCGGCTCGGCGACCTCTACGGCAAGCGGCGGATGATCCTCGTCAGCCTCGGGCTGCTCATCGCCGGCTCGGTCGTGTCCGCGACGACCAGCGCGCTCGCGTTCCAGATCCTCGGCCGCGGGCTGCAGGGCTGCGCGATGGGCGTGATCCCGCTCGGCATCAGCATCATGCGCGACGAGCTCCCGCCCGAACGCGTCGGCGGCGCGATCTCGCTGATGAGCGCGACGCTCGGGGTCGGCGGCGCCATCGGGCTGCCGGTCGCGGCGGTCGTCGCCGAGAACGCCGACTGGCACGTGCTCTTCTGGACCGCCGCCGGGCTCGGGCTGGCCTGCGCGCTGCTGATCCTCACCGTCGTGCCCGAATCGCCGCTGCGCACGCCCGCGCCGTTCGACTTCTTCGGGGCGTTCGGCCTGGCCGCCGGGTTGCTGTGCCTGCTGCTGCCGGTGGTCAAGGGCGGCACGTGGGGCTGGACCAGCGCGCCGACGCTCGGGCTGGCCGCGGCCGCCGTCGTCGTCCTGCTCGGCTGGGGCGCCTACCAGCTGCGGCGCCGCGATCCGCTGGTCGACCTGCGGGTCTCCGCGCGCCGCCCGGTGCTGTTCACCAACCTCGCGTCGATCATGGTCGGGTTCGCGCTGTACGCCATGGCGTTGTCGTTCCCGCAGCTGCTGCAGGCGCCGGCGTCGACCGGCTACGGGCTGGGCCAGACGATGGTCGAGTCCGGGCTCACGCTCGCCCCGAACGGCCTGGTGATGATGCTGCTTTCGCCGGTTTCGGCGCGGCTCATCGCCCGGTTCGGCCCGCGTCCGACGCTGATCAGCGGTGCGCTGGTGATCGCGGCCGGGTACGCGTTCGCGATCGTGCTGATGGACAACGCGGTCGAGCTGATCACGGCGTCGGTGATCATCGGTGCGGGTGTCGGCATCGCGTACGCGGCGATGCCGGCCCTGATCATGGGTTCGGTACCGGTGACCGAGACGGCGTCGGCGAACGGCCTGAACTCCCTGATGCGCTCGGTCGGGACGGCGATCTCGAGCGCGGTGATGGCGGCGATGCTGGCCCAGCTGACGATCACCGTCGGCGGGCTGCCGGTGCCGTCGCTGTTCGGCTTCCGCGCCACCTTCGCGGTGGCCGCGGGCGCCGCGCTGGCGGGCGCGCTGCTGGCGGCGCTGGTCCCTCGGAAGCGGACGGCGCCGACGCTGGTCGGCGTCTAG
- a CDS encoding SAM-dependent methyltransferase, whose protein sequence is MSEDEHAKRGIDLDRPNAARVYDYMIGGKLNYAVDRMFADQILSVLPNAQHMALTNRAWLRRAARFAAEQGVRQFLDIGSGMPTVGHVHEVVQAIDPDSRVVYVDNEPIAVAHSEIVLEGNDNAAMVQADAEYPDEVLEHPATEALLDFSEPVMVIMAAFVHFIPDSRDPAGLIGTYRDVLAPGSYLALSSGTWEGQGDETQRSVALYEKSGTPLTLRSPDELRALVKGFEILPPGIVFTPEWRPDGPLEDPPEQSGGLALVARKER, encoded by the coding sequence ATGAGCGAAGACGAACACGCCAAGCGGGGCATCGACCTCGACAGACCGAACGCCGCGCGCGTGTACGACTACATGATCGGCGGCAAGCTCAACTACGCCGTCGACCGGATGTTCGCCGACCAGATCCTGAGCGTGCTGCCGAACGCCCAGCACATGGCGCTGACCAACCGGGCGTGGCTGCGCCGCGCCGCGCGGTTCGCGGCGGAGCAGGGCGTCCGGCAGTTCCTGGACATCGGTTCGGGGATGCCGACGGTCGGCCACGTGCACGAGGTCGTCCAGGCGATCGACCCGGACTCGCGGGTGGTGTACGTCGACAACGAGCCGATCGCCGTCGCGCACAGCGAGATCGTGCTGGAGGGCAACGACAACGCGGCCATGGTCCAGGCCGACGCCGAGTACCCGGACGAAGTGCTGGAGCACCCGGCGACCGAGGCGCTGCTGGACTTCAGCGAGCCCGTGATGGTGATCATGGCGGCGTTCGTGCACTTCATCCCGGACTCCCGGGACCCGGCCGGCCTGATCGGCACCTACCGCGACGTCCTCGCGCCGGGCAGCTACCTCGCGCTGTCGTCGGGCACCTGGGAGGGCCAGGGCGACGAGACACAGCGCTCGGTCGCGCTGTACGAGAAGAGCGGCACGCCGCTGACGCTGCGGTCGCCCGACGAACTGCGGGCGCTGGTGAAGGGCTTCGAGATCCTGCCGCCGGGGATCGTGTTCACGCCCGAGTGGCGTCCGGACGGGCCTCTGGAAGACCCGCCGGAGCAGTCGGGCGGTCTCGCGCTGGTGGCCCGCAAGGAGCGGTGA
- a CDS encoding SAM-dependent methyltransferase: protein MSEDEHARRGIDLDKPNAARVYDYILGGQLNYAVDRMFAEQVLAAQPNARERARLNRQWLRRAVRFGLDQGIRQFLDIGSGMPTVGHVHEVAQAVDPAARVVYVDNEPIAVAHSEIVLEDNENAVMVHADAEFPDDVLDHDTTEMMLDLDQPLMVVMALFVHFIPDERDPARLIAAYRDALAPGSYLALSSATYEQQSDDTARAVAMYRKSANPVTPRSADELRALVDGFEIVDPGIVFIPEWRPDDPAEVPPDPAECGGLALVARKN from the coding sequence ATGAGCGAAGACGAGCACGCACGGCGGGGCATCGACCTCGACAAGCCCAACGCGGCACGCGTGTACGACTACATCCTCGGCGGGCAGCTCAACTACGCCGTCGACCGGATGTTCGCCGAGCAGGTGCTCGCCGCGCAGCCGAACGCGCGCGAGCGGGCGCGGCTGAACCGCCAGTGGCTGCGGCGGGCCGTCCGGTTCGGGCTGGACCAGGGCATCCGGCAGTTCCTCGACATCGGCTCCGGCATGCCGACCGTCGGCCACGTGCACGAGGTCGCGCAGGCGGTCGACCCGGCCGCCCGGGTCGTCTACGTCGACAACGAGCCGATCGCGGTGGCGCACAGCGAGATCGTCCTGGAGGACAACGAGAACGCGGTGATGGTCCACGCCGACGCCGAGTTCCCCGACGACGTCCTCGACCACGACACCACCGAGATGATGCTGGACCTGGACCAGCCGCTGATGGTGGTGATGGCGCTGTTCGTGCACTTCATCCCCGATGAGCGCGACCCGGCCCGGCTGATCGCCGCCTACCGCGACGCGCTCGCGCCCGGCAGCTACCTCGCGCTGTCGTCGGCCACGTACGAGCAGCAGAGCGACGACACGGCCCGCGCCGTCGCGATGTACCGGAAGAGCGCCAATCCGGTGACGCCGCGTTCGGCCGACGAGCTGCGGGCCCTGGTCGACGGCTTCGAGATCGTGGACCCGGGCATCGTGTTCATCCCCGAGTGGCGGCCGGACGACCCCGCGGAGGTCCCGCCCGACCCGGCGGAGTGCGGCGGCCTCGCCCTGGTGGCGCGCAAGAACTAG
- a CDS encoding DUF3830 family protein: protein MARYITITLDKRGVSCRARLLDDEAPRTCRAVWDALPQSGSAYHAKYARNEVYTLVPPFAEPKPGRENPTITPIPGDVVYFGFEAWEIGNPAYGYDEGSEAHSDQGATDLAIFYGRNNLLINGDAGWVPGNVFATIEEGLAEMAAAAQDLWLRGVEGETLSFARA from the coding sequence ATGGCCCGGTACATCACGATCACCCTCGACAAGCGCGGCGTCTCCTGCCGGGCCCGGCTGCTGGACGACGAAGCGCCACGGACGTGCCGCGCCGTCTGGGACGCGTTGCCGCAGAGCGGTTCCGCCTACCACGCGAAATACGCGCGCAACGAGGTCTACACGCTCGTGCCGCCGTTCGCCGAACCCAAGCCGGGGCGGGAGAACCCGACGATCACGCCGATCCCCGGGGACGTCGTCTACTTCGGTTTCGAAGCCTGGGAAATCGGCAACCCGGCGTACGGCTACGACGAAGGCAGCGAGGCACACAGCGACCAGGGCGCGACCGACCTGGCGATCTTCTACGGGCGCAACAACCTGCTGATCAACGGCGACGCGGGCTGGGTGCCGGGGAACGTGTTCGCCACGATCGAGGAAGGCCTGGCCGAGATGGCGGCGGCCGCGCAGGACCTGTGGCTGCGGGGGGTCGAGGGCGAGACGCTCTCGTTCGCGCGCGCCTGA
- a CDS encoding roadblock/LC7 domain-containing protein — MPLPTRKLGATPAFPVPQGIREAHPDAAAATRALAKIRDEVDRVNITGLLVASRDGLLLASDTQEIEDDSVAAMAAASVGLATRFIGQAGLGEARGAMFQGSLGHVCVFPVQGPVLLVVFARPDTTMGLFNVVARQALTLLQDALTTGN; from the coding sequence GTGCCGCTGCCAACGCGCAAGCTCGGCGCGACGCCCGCTTTCCCGGTGCCGCAAGGGATCCGGGAGGCCCACCCGGACGCCGCGGCCGCCACCCGGGCGCTGGCGAAGATCCGGGACGAGGTCGACCGGGTCAACATCACCGGCCTGCTGGTGGCCAGCCGGGACGGCCTGCTGCTGGCCAGCGACACCCAGGAGATCGAAGACGACAGCGTCGCGGCCATGGCCGCCGCGTCCGTCGGGCTCGCCACGCGGTTCATCGGGCAGGCCGGCCTCGGCGAGGCGCGCGGCGCGATGTTCCAGGGCTCGCTCGGCCACGTCTGCGTCTTCCCCGTGCAGGGCCCCGTCCTGCTGGTCGTCTTCGCCCGGCCGGACACGACCATGGGCCTGTTCAACGTCGTCGCGAGGCAGGCGCTGACCCTGCTCCAGGACGCGCTGACCACGGGAAACTGA